The Bactrocera dorsalis isolate Fly_Bdor chromosome 3, ASM2337382v1, whole genome shotgun sequence genomic interval gagcaagtcgaaggtgaaaacgatgattattgttttttttgatagccgtggaatcgttcACAAAGaaaactgtgaaaaactgttaatgaagtctactattgccaagtactcgaaagattgcgaaaacgagacaacagggtgcgcccagacatcgcttgtaactggatccttcatcactacaacgcgccgtgcccatcgccctcagcgtgtcccagtatttggcctctaaagggcttgccgtgttgcaacagccgccttatttgcccgacatgtcaccctgtgacttttttgtttcctaaaacaaaatcggtggtcaaaggaacccattttgagtcgattacggacatcccagtcgaagcgttccagaaatgttacgaagcatggaaaacgcgctggaatcgctgtatagctgcccaaggggactactttgaaggggatggcagagttgtagaataattttcaaatatacggtttttatggaatcaatctcattacttaattgtcatacctcgcaTGTGtgtaattcacaaactaatgatctgACATCTGTGAAATTTATAGATAATTCTTTATGTGCCAgtccggggacttttcaattgacctgttactTGAGCCCACACCGAGTATCCAAGAACTTTCCTCTATCAGTGGCACTTATACAATAAATCAAATCTGCtaaagattttattattattcttttatgAACGCATTAACTAATTATTATGCATTTATTCCAATCCCGTTAGCTTGTGTCATTTCCTCCACCATATTTAATACCATTTACGATTTACAACTTAGAGGAAGACATAACTCAGCCACAACAAAGTCCAAGTAATTGCAAATGCGCTGAAAAGTTGCTTTATGGCTGCAAAGAGCTTTACAGCTTTACATAAGGTATTTGCAGCAGAAACTAGTTAGTGATTCATGCGTGTAGAAGAGAATGGTTTTTGTTGTATGCGCAAATCTTGAGCGACATTTTTAAGCGCTTAAACTAAAgttaatatcaataaaattccaCACCTTTGACAAATCACTacaaattcacacacacacacatacacatacaggcACACATACAGTGGGTGGCAGAATTGTCACATAACTGTAATTTGAGACCATAAAAGCCCATAAGCAAGCTGACCAGATAATTTACGAAACGCCATTAACAAAGCGTTTATAGAGCAACTAATTATTCCGACAAATATGTAAgcgcatatgtgtaaatatgtgtgcataGGTGTTGCGCGCCTGCTGCTGCAACGCGCTATGGTGCCGCAAACAAACGCATTAACAAAACCAAGCAACAAACGCAGCGTGTGAAACATGTTTTTGCCCaaaagcgtttttttttatgttgtgcgcgcgcatgcgtgtgtgtgtggtgaaTGTTGACCATATGTATGCGCAACATTGAATGTGCGGCAAGTAGTGCGCTAGCGCGCTAACAAGGCAGCGGCGCGGCATGGACTTGACCTTGAACAATTCAGCGGCATTAAGCGGCTAATGAATAGACACACTGCGCGCtcaatcacacacacacgcacacagcagCGAAACTCAGAACAAAGCGGATTGCGCAATGCGGCAGCAGCCCTGGACCACGAGCGGCAACTATGGGCAGCTAAGCGAGTAATGGGCGGCGGAAAAAATCACATATTAATTAAAACGAAAAGGCAAAAGTGTAGCAATAAAACTACTTTCACAAAATGCTTGCCGTACGAGTTTGGTGCGCTGCAGTTCCGCGCCGATTGGCGGTAGCGACGGCGACGACAAGTTGACAGTTTTGTGGGCGTTGCACGCATTGATTAAGATTTATTGGCAGACCGGTTGAGGGGCGCGCGGAAAGTGTGGGGAAGAGGGTGGTGTGCGGCACTGCATTTTGATTGATGTCCGCAGGCAGTGTGTAAAATGGACAAATTGCGTTGTTTATGAGCAAGtagaatacattttaaatacacACTTGGGTACCGCTAATGAGGAATGCGGTTCTTGGCAATAACGGAGTAGGTCAAGTGTAGTCAATAAATTATTGGCGTGCAAATTGTGGCAGCTTTTATGACTTTGCTGTACGAGAAAATGCTTAAGAACCGTTGTAGGGAAGTGGATTGCAGGTGTGAGGAGGAGAGGAGAGGCGGGGAGGGGCGCGGCGCCAAACTATTTGCATAGAGGAAAGTTTTTGAGAGTACAGCCTGGCTAGATAGTGCTAATTATTGCATAGGAAATATTTCTAGAAACTAATTATCAATTTGTCTCGGCAGCCTAGCAACAACAAGTAGTACACTAGAAGCGTGGCCCAGAACCCGACGTGTTAAGAACCccatattattattgctttactGAAAAAAGTgatcacaaaataaaaaacagcgCTTTTTATAAGGACAAATAAAATTCcaaatgcatattttatttacttatggaCCAACAACAAACTCCAGCTGTACAATAGTATTGAGAACTTGAGAACTTCAGGCGCTgtaaaaaagcaataacaaacaaaaagtgATGTGGAAGTGGCATTGAAGTTGGCTGACATTGGCAGTGGGTAGGCTGTATATTGAATAACTTGTTTTTTTTGCGGTTCAGGATAGGATACTGGTAGCGGGACTTCGTCCGACGGGCTGTAGGCGCACACAGCCGCAGCTGCAGCGCTACAAGCGCGCGCTACAGTTGCGACCGTGGTTaaagttgttgtagttgttgtagctgtaTCTAGTTGCAGTAGGGGAAGTTGGGGCACTGATGCGCCGACACACCAGCTGGGTACTGACGTTCGGTCCAGCCGGGTAGTGGTGGCGCAGCGACGGCACCATGTTGACCGGCATTCACATCACAGAAGGGATAGTTGGGACAGGTGTGTGGATTGACGCCAGCTGGGAATTTATCACCGCCAGCGCTGGCCCCGGGAGCGCCTTGCCAAGACGGTGCTGGTGCGCCTTGCCATGAGGGTGCTGGTGCGCCccactgttgctgttgttgccaagAGGGTGCAGGAGCGCCCCACTGTGGTTGCGGTTGCCAAGCGGGCGCGGGTGCACCCCAGTGCGCTTGTGGATTGTGTAGGCGTGCGTTATCACAGATCGGGAAACCGGGACAGTCCTGTGGATTCACGCCAGCTGGGTACTGAGCGGCTGGCAGATGTTGTGGTTTGGCCAACGCCAAGGCGATGAGTGAGGAGATGAATGcctgttggttgggttgggaaACGAAATGCGCGTTTAGTTTTATATAATCCAGTGTGTGTGGTTTTGCGGCGTATTTGCGATTTCACGATACTCACCAATTTGCAgaacatttttctaaatttatttatttatattatttttttaatgaaaacagaAAACTATAAAAGTTTATACAACAGCGCGAAATAAGCCAATCGGACTATAAAAATTGAATTAGATTATTTAGGAATTTTTAAACTTCCAATTGGTTTTTCGTACTGCGTCGTACTGTGATAACTGTTGGCCGCAGCTGACACTTATATACCCGTACCATTAGAATTTGCGTTTGAGAGTTCGAGTTCGCCTAGACGCTGGCTGCTCACCATTACAACTAACGGCGAGGCAGCGCTGCGCCGCTGCAACGGCATAGAAGTTGAAAATCTGTAACAAAGTTAAGCGCGCGCAGCGACGCCAATAGCCCGCAACCCGCCATTCGTAAGCCACACACAGCGCACACGCTGCGCTAGCACTCATTTGCTCTTAGCACAAGCATCGGTACAAATATTTAGTGTTATTGTGCGCGCAAGCACACCCGGGCGTATACTTAATGTAGAATACAACACCTTACAAGTTGCCGCTCTTCGCGCGCGCTCCGAGCGCTAAGCGGCGCGGCAGGAAAGGGCGGTGCAGCTGCTGTTGCCGCTTCGGCTTTTGTCTGCTGTGGCTGCTGCTGCCCGTTTGTTTGAGTGATCGCATATTTTGTTTGATTGGTGCAACAGATTATTATTGAACCGCGCGTTGCTGGCTCACTTCTTGTTCGAGCGCGCGCGCGCGCACAAACACAGCCACCGCGTGTAGCGCTGAACCCACGATCGGCGCTTGCGCCGCTGCTTGGCCAAGCTGAGTGTGTGGCTTGCCACACTCCGCGCTAACATATTCAACTTTCAGTCTTGTAGTTGTAGAAGGCCAGGAGCGTACTGAGGGTGTGCGCGCAAATAGAATGGTTTGGGAATTGGGCTGCATTGCCGGCAAAATAGACGGaagttatgtatttatattgtttataattAGTAATTACGTTAATTCTAATTTACTTTTGGtagcaattaaatataattggGAAACTacagaaatttgtttatttctgcTTATTATATcggcagtcgaaaaagtcttttcgtatttctaatcaaacttcaacttatttttatttatatttataatgaactttagtGAACCAAATATGTGCCactttggtcgaccactttttgccattttaccGCTGGAGACACTATTCCATCAGTGTTAAACTTTTCTAGTTTCTCGGCAAAAAACtgcgacaaataattttcacaggcttcgcttgaagtcaactttactctattaaagaagttctgcattgaccgataCAAATGGAAGTCCGAtgatgcaaggtcagggctatatggcgGAAGCATCAAGCCTTCCTACCCAACTCTCCctgtttttgccgagtcatcaaagatgtgtgtggtctagcgttgtcctgatggaagacgaataCCTATCTGTTGAttagttctggccgtttttttcgatatctttttcaatatatatatcTTTTCGATATCTTGCTTCAATCTCACCAGTTGTTGACACTGAAATGTAGAATTAATCGTTCGGCCAGGCTGGAGTAGCTCATAGTTCCAATTCCATCCAACACTCTgtataacctttcgaggcgtcaattctggctttgcgaccatttgttgagcatCACCGCGCTCAACTcaacgcttggaccatgatccttttcgcacattattgtcatatttgaTCTACTTTTCGTCTTCtgtaccattcgcttcagaaatggttcgatttcatttcgttccagcaaagaatcgcagacgTTAATTCAGtccattaaaattttcagaCAATCTTTAAATGGTTCAGACCtgtttgatgatgaattttaGGTTCCTTAActatggctgcttatgtgacggtcctggtcaatattttcaataatttcctcgaccttttcaacgataggtctaCCAAAGCGAGGTGCATTTTTCACATCGAAGTTTGaggaacggaagcgagcgaagcATTGTTgtactacacgaactgatacagcatcgtttccgttaacttcaaaaatttcattggtggcttgcgtggcattcttcccttgtttacacaaaaatttttaaaatttactttcttcattactttcactcatttttgaacatctgtaacttttttcaacttcctcgaatttaatttttttttaaacaaaggttaaaatttcacctttccaacacaatATGGTATGACGCATGGTAGCtttggagatatacgactgcaacgacatctattgacaaaatacgaaaatactttttcgactacccaatatttatgaCATCTTCAAAAGAATTGCCTTACTTTACTTCTGGTTTATGAAAactttatttctataattttcagATTCTCTATCACCTCTATCCCCTAACTTCATCGTATATAACGATTTTCATGGTAGTGAAGTAATTCAAACTTAATGTTGAACtatgttaattattttattaaattttttgtaactaaattaaaattttaataagttacataattaaattaatttaaatatatttaatcaaAATGATTGCAACTGTAATATGTGCATTCCATTCAAAATTGCTGCAACAATTCAAGGTCATACGTATATTAATTACAATGACCGATTACTCGACCCTAAATATAATTAAGATATAATTAAGCAATTAAATATTCGTAGCAAACTGCAATTTAATGCATGTTTTATATGTAATTGTAATAATTAGGGAAtgtgcatttttctttagtttttgcTTATCCATTCgccaattatttcttttattgatTCGTTTTGgccaataaaaaactaaatgtaAGTTGAACCAAATTAGGCTTAATTACACAATAAACCATCAATcaaaaaatatctacaaatgTTTGGAAATCTCTTTACACGCTTTTAGCggtaatttcaaataaatattgaactAATTACTTTACTAGTCGGCACTAAGTACGAACAGATGGTCTTTGGCTACGCAGCCAGCGGCTGATAAGAAAAGTAAGTTAAGCTGTTGGTTCATTGTATGATGATGGTTTATTATATGGTGATGAGCAGAAAAATGATGCAACATTTGTAACTGTGAAGGCCTTTGACCTACTTAGACTTTACGTTGCGAAGCAATAACTCAGCAGGCTTTACTAGCGATGAGTGCATGTAATCAGGCAATAGGTCATACGCATCACTAAACAAACTTTCCAAATCAACACTGAACAAAGGTGCTGAATTGAAACTGGCTCTGTAACATACAAAACCATCTAACGCCCAGGTTTATGTTACGGTGCAGAATCAAGGACGCTGCTTCAAAAGGAAGAAGTCTAAGTGCAGTTCTCGGAtagaaaaattgtaagaaaGATCAATGATAATGATGCGTGGAGGAGGCTAACAATTAGCCAAGTTAACCCAATTTATCAAAGGCAAAATCGTTTTACATAACCGAAGCCGACAACACTGAGCAAGGGGAACCCTTACTCTATGCTAGTCTAAGGATGGGACAACCCAAAATCAATATGGATCGAAGAACtgcaaaaaaacatgaaaaaaatttggtataaaaaattGGGGAAAAATCGCAAATCTAATGTCTGGAGGTCACTCAAGCAGCAGGCCAAGGCTCACAAAAAACTTTTGGTGATGAAGATGATGACTGAGCTATTGGTGCCAAACATTTCCCAGATCTTATGGTATCATATTTTAATGtaacgaaataattttattattctttcagTAGGCTCTCGCTGCCAGCCAGCCTCTTTAGAACCCACAGAAAATATTTGTCGCCCTCTATTGAATCGAACCTTCATGGGCCTTAATGTTCAATTGATTTGCCGTCGATATTATTTTGACTTAGAGAATATTCGTGTTTGATGAATGTAGGCTCCACAGCTACTTAAGCATCTCTTTTACGACCTCTACTCGACGTcaattttgcaaaagattcagttCTTTTGGTACGACTCTAGTAGCGGcgcgcttcatacccaaaacattaaccaaaatgtgccGAATCAATCCATAAACGATCTTGAGATTCTCTGCTATTTGATCTGATGCCCACTCAAGGATTTTCAAACATTGTTTCGTTAACTTACTCGATATTATCGTCATCAACTGCGATGAATGGACGATCAAATCGTATAGGACAAGTTTTTGATGACTTCACAACCTTTACTGAATGGTTTGTTCCAATCAAATACTTGTGTTCATGATCAATTAGATCCTCATAATACTTCTGCAACGTTTTCAACATTTCGGTAATCGTGATTTCATTAGAAACCAGAGAAACATTTTGCTTCGTAAACAAACAACTTCCAAACAtacagaaatttaaatttgaagaatAAACCTTGTCGAACATTACAAAGGTTAGAACAATctggaaaaaaattgtgtaatcgGAACAGTCCGGGTCAAAGTTGATCAGATGTCAATAAACCTCTGGGAACAATTAATGAAAACTTACCTAACTTATCGCTATTAAATactaatggaaaaaatttttagctggaccagtccgggtcaaatttgatcagacgtTAGTAAACCTCTGGAATCAATTAATGAAATCTTAGATGAATTATCGCTAGTAAACactaattgaaaaatttgataAGATTGATAAATATTAGTAAACCTCTAGGATCAATTAATGAAGTTTTACCTAACTTATCGCAATTAAATaccaaggaaaaaaaattatttaaccggaccagtccgggtcaaatttgatcagatgtttGTAAACCCCTGGCATCAATTAATGAAATCTTACCTAACTTAACGCTATTAAAAACTAATGGAACAAATTGTTGAACCCGACTaatccggttcaaatttgatcagccGTTAGTAAACCTTGTACACAATTTCGAAATCAACTTTGAGACTATCCCACTAACATTTCGGCCCAAAACTGACTCATACTCACAGCTGCCGCTCATGTCTTATGACACGAGCTAAAAGGTACTTTCCGACTCCAGAGTGGCGGCACAGAACGTAAATCATTATATCTTTTGTTTctatacattacatacatatatgaacatacaaggtacatatatacatacatacacatgcacttTGGTACTTTTATTGCTGAGCATTTGTTAACCATTAGGTAGTTTGCCATTGTGCTATTATTAACCCGGTTGTTTGTGTCATTTATCGCAAATTTTGTTACCAACTAATgcacttcacacacacacacacatacacacacacagatgcaTACACCCATGtacataaatgtgcatatataatTACTTGTTGGCTAGTTTATGTACTcgctgtttttattgttgcaccATTTGTTGTTTGTGGCATTAATGCTGCATTATGAAGAATGTCTGTCGGTTTAATCGAGCACTTGATTAGTTGGATGATTGGTCATTCTTGTTTCTAGCGCTAATATGATTGGGAGTCAATGAATTTGCTGTACGCTGAACGCTAGCGCTGTGGCAGCGTGACTCTGCgcccgtgtgtgtgtgtgtggtgagtGAACCTCACCTTCTTTTCGCGAATGCTGCTCATTTGAGTcaaagtgtgtatgtgtgtgcgtgcatattGGCTGCAACCGGAAGGTAAAcgtttgcttttatttacaacgtacaatgcacaacaacaattcaTGTAATTCTAATATCACCGCCCGCCGTCAGCCGCCTGTACCGCCAGTGGTCTGCGCGTTCGGCCAGCCCGGCGGTCTGGTTTCGCTTTGGCGTGGCTGCAAGCCAGTTTCTCATTTCGAACTTGCACTAGTTTCTCAATTgcatttcatttacatttttactaTCAATATTCATatgagtgtacatacatatgtatgtatgtgtgtttgtatatatatttattacttgTAAACGTGTTATTAACGGGCatatttgcacgaaaataagCAGCGCGTCGCAGCGGCGTTGTAGAATGGCAGAGTTTGGCGACTGCGCATGCGCCAGCTCACTtgctttacacacacacactcaagcaTGTGCATATGTTACAGTTTATTGTTGTTAACTAGTTACTTACGCTTaaataataagttaaaattCACTTCTGCAATTGTTTACCCTGAAATCTTAACTCCTATGATTATGCGGACTTGCTTTTGCTCTTATGAcacgaatttatttttattttcaaaacaccTTATTTAGTTTGCGATCAGAATTTTTTGATATGTTAGCTTGAATTCCATAAACATTTAACCGTGACCAAAACTTTGACATGTaaaattgtgttgttgtgttattaaaaaatttcgagaGGTTTTGTTAAGATGTCTAGTACTTTTTGTTATGATTTTATAGTGTTAAAATGCATTTTAGTATAAGGTTAAGTTAAAATGGTgctaataatgaaaaaaatgggCTACAATGAGTTCAAGAAATCTttctttcaattatttattgaagtaataatattcctaatatttatattttttagaagtaatgattttttaacTTACTACTAtgtgcaaaaaatagtaagaatttgttaaaactttaaattcttaatttattcttcaaaatctatgtcgtcttCTCAAAGTAAGCCCGTTTGGCCCTAATACAATTGTGCCAATACTTTTTCTAACCTTCACCAAACAGTTgataaagtcaatttccggaagaGCCTTCAATACACGTAGCGAATCACTGTTAAtggcttcaattgactcaaaacgttTTCCCCAGAACGGTCATCTCAGTTTGCTGAATAACCAAAAGTCACCCGGAGCTAAATCACGAAAATACGGTGGAACTGGTAcgttatttgttgaaaattggtaaaGAATTCACGatgaatcaatgcagtatgcgacggtgaaCTAACGTGGTGCAAAAAACAAGAGTTGTGGAGCCATAATTCCGGTCAACGCatacactcaaatagtattccttattgacaGTTTGGCTGGTCGGAAGAAATTCGCAGAACACCACATctcgataatcaaagaaaacagtcaatatagtttttatttttgacccgctttgacgtggttttttcgactTTGGCTCACCTTTGCCGTCGTCTGTTTTCAGGTCGTTTTTGTAAAACAATTGATTGAGTGATATTGGAACCAATCGTTTTTTCACTTTCCTTAgtcccaaatgatctttcaaaatggttttcactgatccttccgacaTACGAATGAtatcagtaagatctctgactgttagtagtcaattctcaagcaccaagtcctttattttattgacgtgttgatcatatGTTTATATTGATCGCCGTCCTGGCTGTGGTTTGtcatcaacgcgttctcgacccgctttgaataatttgtaacaatcaaaaacacttgcttgcGACAaacaccagaaatttgattcggTACAATAAATTTAATGGAGCTTGTTTGTTGAATACTTTCACTCATCGAAGAATAcaccgaatgcactttatttacttcagaaagacaagccaAGACAAGTTTACCCTAACGACTATTTTGATGTGAAGGAAATTGGATCGGCAAATCCATCTTGGTTTGCACTTAGACTTTCATTTATTCGAAATCCAGTAAATCACATTTAAGAGGTACAGCTTAAAGAAATTCATTATGTTTGgattaaattgaatatttttcataaaaaactatcatttttatttgtagagtcgattttcacaagcttcgcTTGAAGTGAATTATTAACTATCAAAATCATTCTCCTTAGGCAGAAACAGGTAATAATCACTGGGTGCAAGATCTGGACTATAAGATGATTGCATGAGAACCTCCCAACCAGACTCCTGGAGCTTTTAGTCAATCACTATGTATGTTATCGTGATGAAACACAATTCCGCTCCAATTGGCTACAATTGGCGGCTTCTTGGCGATTACTTCTTTAAGATGGTCCATTTGTTGACAGTACACAACGAGTTAAGAGTATGGCCGTAGAGGAGCAGTTTATAGGAGATCATTCCCAGCCAATCTTTTCAAACAGATAGAAAAATATTCCTATATTGGCCACCGGAATATACCACGACCGTCAGGTATAACGATGTACATACAAAGTTGAAAGTGTAGTTAAAAGTATATAGCCCCATACTTTCTTCTAAAGATCATACGAAGTATGCGgaccttaaaaattaaattaatcaaattgGGACCAACGGGAAAAACTGTAGATTTTTTGGAGATTCCAAACTTTTTCTTTGTGAAAGTGAAAGCTACAAAAATTTATCCAATAAATGAAATACGAAACATATGCCAAAAATGGAGCAAATGCTTACTGTCCTATCTCAAATGCAAATGATCAAATTAACGAGATCAAAAAATTTCGGTAGTTCGGTGGGAATCAATATGATTTTCTCAAAGCATTGTTCTATGCAGAACGCCTTCCCTTGGGACTTGGTTTAATTTgaaagtatacaaaattatacaaatttaaattgatgTTGGACGACGAgtagaaaatatgaaatactgCCGacacgacgattttcaagcactgtttctttaacattttcctGGTTATTGTCTTTAATAGAAGTGGATGGAGAATCCGCATGGGGCAAGTTTTTGATGGATTCACGATCGTCACGGAATACTTAAAAAAGTACAAGATTTtgcgaaaattttcaataagaaaATTAGTTAGTTAATTTATTGCTTTGGAGGACCTAATCGAAAGTATAAGTAAGAAGTAACCGAATGTATGAGTGTCACATTaatgatttcaattttaatcCGAAGAAAATCTATTAATCGATTAATCTTGAAGTATGAAACTAGCGAAATTTTACCTAAGTAAATTCACAGATTAAAAAGACATAAAcaaatgaaattgtttataCAATTAAGGCATTAAAAATGCACAATAAAT includes:
- the LOC105229941 gene encoding cuticle protein 1, with the translated sequence MFCKLAFISSLIALALAKPQHLPAAQYPAGVNPQDCPGFPICDNARLHNPQAHWGAPAPAWQPQPQWGAPAPSWQQQQQWGAPAPSWQGAPAPSWQGAPGASAGGDKFPAGVNPHTCPNYPFCDVNAGQHGAVAAPPLPGWTERQYPAGVSAHQCPNFPYCN